GTGGCGGATACGCAAAAACTGGTAGAATGGCTGAGAGCGGAAGCAGGTTATCATCAAACAAGTTTGGGAAAACCTATGAGTGTGTCTGCCTGCGCTAGGCTTTTAGCGAATATAATGAACATATACTCGGTATACTATCCCTTCATCGCAAACATCTTGGTTGGCGGGGTTGATCGCTCCGGTCCTCAGTTATATTTTGTGGACATCGATGGAGGCATGACAAAAGAAACAATGGCCGCAACAGGATCTGGATCTCCAGTCGCTTACGGAATTCTTGAAAATGAAATCGAAGAAGACATGCGGGTTAAGGAGGTCCTACCGATTGCCGTTAAAGCCGTCAGAACGGCAATGAAGAGAGATGTCGGAAGCGGTAATACGGTAGCCGCCGGCACGGTGACTTGGGAGGAAGGATACCGGGAGCTTTCACCTGAAGAAATTGCGGCCTTACTAACAAAACATTAGCTGTTAAAGATGAAACCGAAAAATTCTGTAGAAAAATCCGAGGTGCTTGAGGAGATAAAGAAGATTGTTCGAGAAGAGAGCCCATTCGGGTCCTCCGTGCTGGATGTGGACTTCGAGGGTCCCAGAGTCGTCCTCTACTGTAAGGACCTGACACCTATTGCCCAGAGCGGGGAAGCTATCAAAGAACTGGCGAAACGCCTGCGCAAGCGAATAATTTTAAGACCCCACCCGAGTCTTCTGGTCCCGAAAGAAGAAGCCGAGAAAATAATCCGTGAAATCGTTCCGCCCGAAGCCGGAGTAGAAGGCGTAGTTTTCAGCGAAGACGTTGGGGAAGTCGTGATAGAAGCCAAAAAGCCCGGATTGGCTGTTGGAAAAGATGGAGCAGTTTTGAGAGAAATAATGCACAGAATAGGATGGACGCCGAGGATTGTCCGAGCACTGCCGGTCGAATCCGATCTTGTCAAGAGCATAAGACTTCTGATGATCCAAACTGGAGCAAGCAGAAGGGAAATTCTCCGCCACATCGGAAGAAGGATATACAGAGGTAGAAAGGCAACAGAACAATGGATAAGAGTAACTTCATTGGGTGGAGCAAGAGAGGTTGGAAGGTCTTGTTTACTGCTGCAAACTGCGGAGAGTAGCATAATGATTGACTGCGGAATAAACGTCGCATCTGAAGAGAAAGCATATCCCTACGTCAACGCACCAGAACTGGATCTCGACAACTTGGACGCCGTAGTCATCAGTCACGCACACTTGGATCACTGCGGATATCTGCCAATTCTCTTCAAAATGGGTTATGATGGCCCGGTTTACTGCACGGCGCCAACGAGGGACCTCGCTGTTCTTCTCATGCTGGATTTCCTAGAAATTGCGGGAAGAGAAGGTAAAGAGATGCCATACGACAAGCGAGATATATCTAAATTCCTTTCCCATACGATCACGCTTGAATACGGCGACGTGACTGATGTTTCTCCTGACGTCAGGGTTACATTACACAACGCTGGACATATCTTGGGCTCTGCTGTTGTACACTTCCACATAG
This is a stretch of genomic DNA from Candidatus Hadarchaeales archaeon. It encodes these proteins:
- a CDS encoding beta-CASP ribonuclease aCPSF1, whose protein sequence is MKPKNSVEKSEVLEEIKKIVREESPFGSSVLDVDFEGPRVVLYCKDLTPIAQSGEAIKELAKRLRKRIILRPHPSLLVPKEEAEKIIREIVPPEAGVEGVVFSEDVGEVVIEAKKPGLAVGKDGAVLREIMHRIGWTPRIVRALPVESDLVKSIRLLMIQTGASRREILRHIGRRIYRGRKATEQWIRVTSLGGAREVGRSCLLLQTAESSIMIDCGINVASEEKAYPYVNAPELDLDNLDAVVISHAHLDHCGYLPILFKMGYDGPVYCTAPTRDLAVLLMLDFLEIAGREGKEMPYDKRDISKFLSHTITLEYGDVTDVSPDVRVTLHNAGHILGSAVVHFHIGDGLYNVVYTGDIKFDKTRLFSPAAYGFPRAETVIIESTYGGPQDIMPTREESEQEFIKTVLETIERGGKVLVPAFSVGRSQEIMVLLDEYVRRGVIHDIPIYLDGMIWEATTIHTAYPEYLSKELRDLIFKEEENPLISEIFTKVKDADARQEVIEGPPCVIISTSGMMTGGPVMDYFKKLAPDPRNTLVFVGYQAEGSLGRRIQKGWKEIPIIEEGKIKEIKVEMEVKTIEGFSGHSDRDQLLNYLKRITPKPTRVICVHGEESKCLAFASTVHKLFRVETRVPMNLETIRFY